A region of Streptomyces sp. NBC_01267 DNA encodes the following proteins:
- a CDS encoding DinB family protein: protein MTNPARTEPSITADERPMLEGWLDYHRETLAMKCAGLTDEQLRTAAVPPSELSLLGLVRHMVEVERGWFREVLAGEDTPPLYFSDEDPDGEFHLTAADTWDEAFTTWQAEIAYARELAKGRSLDELSVGESRRGGHFNLRWIYTHMIEEYARHNGHADLIRERIDGVTGE from the coding sequence ATGACGAACCCTGCACGCACGGAACCCTCCATCACCGCCGATGAACGCCCCATGCTGGAAGGCTGGCTGGACTACCACCGGGAGACGCTGGCCATGAAGTGCGCCGGGCTGACCGACGAGCAGCTGCGCACAGCCGCGGTGCCGCCCTCCGAGCTGTCCCTGCTCGGCCTCGTACGGCATATGGTCGAGGTGGAACGCGGCTGGTTCCGCGAGGTGCTGGCCGGTGAGGACACGCCCCCGCTCTACTTCAGCGACGAGGACCCGGACGGGGAGTTCCATCTCACCGCGGCGGACACCTGGGACGAGGCGTTCACCACCTGGCAGGCCGAGATCGCATACGCCCGGGAGCTCGCGAAGGGCCGCTCGCTGGACGAGCTCTCGGTGGGAGAGTCCCGCAGGGGCGGGCATTTCAACCTGCGCTGGATCTACACCCACATGATCGAGGAGTACGCCCGCCACAACGGCCATGCCGACCTCATCCGTGAGCGGATCGACGGCGTCACCGGCGAGTAG
- a CDS encoding uracil-DNA glycosylase, producing MTGTDMLPESWSGVLGDELQKPYFKELTEFVEEERAKGPVYPPREEVFAALDATPYDRVKVLVLGQDPYHGEGQGHGLCFSVRPGVRTPPSLRNIYKEMKEELGHPVPDNGYLMPWAEQGVLLLNAVLTVRASEANSHKGKGWEKFTDAVIRAVAARPDPAVFVLWGNYAQKKLPLIDEERHVVVKGAHPSPLSAKKFFGSRPFTQINEAVAAQGHQPIDWRIPDLG from the coding sequence GTGACCGGAACCGACATGCTGCCCGAGTCCTGGAGCGGCGTCCTCGGCGATGAGCTGCAGAAGCCCTATTTCAAGGAGCTCACCGAATTCGTCGAGGAGGAGCGGGCAAAGGGGCCGGTCTACCCGCCGCGCGAGGAAGTCTTCGCGGCCCTGGACGCCACACCGTACGACCGGGTGAAGGTCCTCGTTCTCGGGCAGGACCCGTACCACGGCGAGGGCCAGGGCCACGGCCTCTGCTTCTCCGTGCGTCCCGGCGTCCGGACCCCGCCCTCCCTGCGGAACATCTACAAGGAGATGAAGGAGGAGCTCGGCCACCCGGTCCCGGACAACGGCTATCTGATGCCGTGGGCCGAACAGGGCGTGCTGCTGCTCAACGCGGTGCTCACGGTGCGCGCCTCGGAGGCCAACTCGCACAAGGGCAAGGGCTGGGAGAAGTTCACCGATGCGGTGATCCGCGCGGTGGCCGCACGTCCGGACCCCGCGGTCTTCGTCCTCTGGGGAAACTACGCACAGAAGAAGCTGCCGCTGATCGACGAGGAGCGGCACGTGGTGGTGAAGGGCGCACACCCCTCACCGCTCTCCGCGAAGAAGTTCTTCGGTTCGAGGCCGTTCACCCAGATCAACGAGGCTGTCGCCGCACAGGGACACCAGCCCATCGACTGGCGCATCCCCGACCTGGGCTGA
- a CDS encoding SDR family oxidoreductase, giving the protein MTAQDSGKVALVTGASRGIGYGIAEAFVARGDRVCITGRNEDALNAAVEKLGADRVIGVPGKAHDEAHQAVAVERVMAAFGRVDFLVNNAGTNPVFGPMAELDLNVARKVYETNVISALGFAQQTWKAWQKENGGAIVNIASVAGVSASPFIGAYGMSKAAMVNLTLQLAHEFAPTVRVNAIAPAVVKTKFAEALYEGREAEAAAAYPMGRLGVPADIGGAAAFLTSDQAGWVTGQTLVVDGGIFLNAGVG; this is encoded by the coding sequence ATGACTGCACAGGACAGCGGGAAGGTCGCGCTGGTCACCGGCGCGAGCCGCGGGATCGGATACGGAATCGCCGAGGCGTTCGTCGCGCGCGGCGACCGTGTCTGCATCACCGGACGCAACGAGGACGCGCTCAACGCGGCGGTGGAGAAGCTCGGCGCCGACCGGGTGATCGGCGTCCCCGGCAAGGCGCACGACGAGGCACACCAGGCGGTGGCCGTCGAGCGCGTGATGGCGGCGTTCGGGCGGGTCGACTTCCTGGTCAACAACGCCGGTACGAACCCGGTGTTCGGCCCGATGGCCGAGCTCGACCTGAACGTCGCCCGCAAGGTGTACGAGACCAACGTCATCTCGGCGCTGGGCTTCGCACAGCAGACCTGGAAGGCCTGGCAGAAGGAGAACGGCGGCGCGATCGTGAACATCGCGTCGGTCGCCGGTGTCTCCGCGTCGCCGTTCATCGGCGCGTACGGCATGAGCAAGGCGGCCATGGTCAATCTGACCCTCCAGCTGGCCCACGAGTTCGCTCCGACGGTACGGGTCAATGCCATCGCACCCGCCGTGGTGAAGACCAAATTCGCCGAGGCGCTGTACGAGGGCCGCGAGGCGGAGGCGGCTGCCGCCTATCCGATGGGCAGGCTGGGGGTGCCCGCGGACATCGGGGGCGCCGCCGCGTTCCTGACGTCCGACCAGGCGGGCTGGGTCACCGGCCAGACGCTGGTCGTCGACGGCGGCATCTTCCTGAACGCGGGCGTCGGCTGA
- the fabG gene encoding 3-oxoacyl-ACP reductase FabG, whose amino-acid sequence MSTTEQRVAIVTGAARGIGAATAVRLAAEGRAVAVLDLDEAACKDTVEKITSAGGKVIAVSCDVSDSAQVETAVARVVAELGAPTILVNNAGVLRDNLLFKMSESDWDLVMNVHLKGAFLMAKAVQKHMVDAKFGRIVSLSSSSALGNRGQANYSAVKAGLQGFTKTLAKELGKFGVTANAVAPGFIVTEMTAQTAARVGMGFEEFQAAAATQIPVQRVGRPEDIANAIAFFTGDDAGFVSGQVMYVAGGPLN is encoded by the coding sequence ATGTCCACCACCGAGCAGCGTGTTGCCATCGTGACCGGGGCGGCGCGCGGCATTGGCGCGGCCACCGCCGTACGTCTGGCGGCCGAGGGCCGCGCCGTCGCCGTACTCGACCTCGACGAGGCGGCCTGCAAGGACACCGTCGAGAAGATCACCTCCGCCGGCGGCAAGGTCATCGCCGTGAGCTGCGACGTCTCCGACAGCGCGCAGGTCGAGACCGCGGTGGCGCGGGTCGTCGCCGAACTCGGCGCCCCGACGATCCTCGTCAACAACGCCGGTGTACTGCGCGACAACCTGCTCTTCAAGATGAGCGAGTCCGACTGGGACCTGGTCATGAACGTGCACCTCAAGGGTGCCTTCCTGATGGCCAAGGCGGTCCAGAAGCACATGGTGGACGCCAAGTTCGGCCGGATCGTCAGCCTGTCCTCCAGCTCCGCGCTGGGCAACCGCGGCCAGGCCAACTACTCCGCGGTCAAGGCCGGTCTCCAGGGCTTCACCAAGACGCTCGCCAAGGAGCTCGGCAAGTTCGGCGTCACCGCCAACGCCGTGGCGCCGGGCTTCATCGTCACCGAGATGACCGCACAGACCGCCGCGCGGGTCGGCATGGGCTTCGAGGAGTTCCAGGCAGCCGCGGCCACCCAGATCCCGGTTCAGCGCGTCGGCCGGCCCGAGGACATCGCCAACGCCATCGCCTTCTTCACGGGTGACGACGCGGGCTTCGTCTCCGGCCAGGTCATGTACGTCGCCGGCGGACCGCTCAACTGA
- a CDS encoding DUF3037 domain-containing protein has translation MSERDVFEYALVRVMPRVDRGEVFNAGVLVYCRAKSYVAARTHLDEAKLRMLDPRADVVGVRAALRAVEGVCDGGDAAGQAAPDDAGRRFRWLIAPRSTVVQPGPVHTGLTADPAAEVERLLDLLVR, from the coding sequence ATGAGCGAACGTGATGTCTTCGAGTACGCACTGGTGCGGGTCATGCCGCGGGTCGACCGCGGTGAGGTGTTCAACGCGGGAGTGCTCGTCTACTGCCGTGCCAAGTCCTACGTGGCGGCCCGAACACACCTGGACGAGGCGAAACTGAGGATGCTCGACCCGCGGGCGGACGTCGTCGGAGTCCGGGCGGCGCTGCGCGCGGTCGAGGGTGTCTGTGACGGCGGGGACGCCGCAGGGCAGGCGGCGCCGGACGATGCGGGACGGCGTTTCCGCTGGCTGATCGCCCCGCGCTCGACGGTCGTACAGCCCGGCCCCGTACACACCGGGCTGACCGCGGATCCGGCTGCGGAGGTGGAGCGGCTCCTCGACCTGCTGGTGCGCTGA
- a CDS encoding HipA family kinase produces the protein MLKEVIATRYVTPLREGGSLPGIVEADDLGTYVMKFTGAGQGRKTLVAEVICGQLGRRLGLRVPELVQMQLDPVIGLSEPDQEVQELLKASGGLNLGMDYLPGSLGFDPLAYQVGPREAGRIVWFDAVINNVDRSWRNPNMLVWHGDLWLIDHGATMIWHHNWPSAKNYGSKAYDASDHVLASFAPDVATAAADLAPLVTEELLTEVAADVPDAWLADEAGFDTTDALRRAYVEVLLERAATVHTRITLGPPTATAPSRAPGWLSERLAPQPRSARQEGDAR, from the coding sequence ATGCTTAAAGAAGTCATTGCGACCCGCTATGTCACGCCTCTCCGGGAGGGTGGGTCGCTGCCCGGGATCGTCGAGGCGGACGACCTGGGCACGTACGTCATGAAGTTCACCGGCGCGGGACAGGGCCGCAAGACCCTCGTCGCCGAGGTCATCTGCGGTCAGCTGGGCCGCAGGCTCGGCCTGCGCGTCCCCGAACTGGTGCAGATGCAGCTCGATCCCGTCATCGGGCTCTCCGAGCCGGACCAGGAGGTCCAGGAACTGCTGAAGGCGAGCGGCGGACTGAACCTCGGAATGGACTACCTGCCCGGATCGCTCGGCTTCGACCCGCTCGCCTACCAGGTGGGCCCGCGGGAAGCCGGGCGGATCGTCTGGTTCGACGCTGTGATCAACAACGTCGACCGTTCCTGGCGCAATCCGAACATGCTGGTCTGGCACGGTGATCTCTGGCTCATCGACCACGGTGCCACCATGATCTGGCACCACAACTGGCCGTCCGCGAAGAACTACGGTTCCAAGGCGTACGACGCGTCCGACCACGTCCTGGCGTCCTTCGCTCCCGATGTCGCCACCGCAGCCGCCGACCTCGCGCCCCTGGTCACCGAGGAACTCCTCACCGAGGTCGCAGCCGACGTCCCCGACGCCTGGCTGGCCGACGAGGCCGGGTTCGACACCACCGACGCGCTGCGCCGGGCCTATGTGGAGGTACTGCTGGAGCGGGCCGCGACCGTCCACACCCGGATCACCCTCGGGCCGCCGACCGCGACCGCACCGTCCCGCGCGCCCGGCTGGCTGAGCGAGCGCCTCGCCCCGCAGCCCCGGTCGGCGCGGCAGGAGGGCGACGCCCGATGA